TTGCCTTACAAACGAAAGGTGTAACAGTGCACCTGTTTATCATATTTACAGGTAAAGAATTGCCTTCTTTTGAAGAGGTAAAGACAAAATTGAAAACGGTACTTCAGCGTTTAGAAAAAGAAATATGCACGACGTGAAAAAGCTGACTCAACTATTGGCCCTGCCATTCATCTTTCTGATTCGCTTTTACCAAAAAGTGATCTCTCCCTTTCTGGGACCGCAGTGTCGCTATACGCCCACCTGCTCGCAATACGGATTAGAAGCCTTTAAGAAGTATGGTTTGTTCAAGGGTTTCTGGCTTACTATCAAGCGCATTGGCCGTTGTCATCCCTGGGGTGGTAGTGGGTATGATCCGGTGCCGTAAACCCCCTGTCCCCCTAAAGGGGAGACTAAGGTCTAAGTGTTCCTTTTTATAAAAAGAGTCATTTAAAAATTATCTATATAAACAAGAACGCCTTCCATTGGAAGGCGTTCTTGTTTATATTACTATATTAGGCTGTTTGCTTTGCAAAAGTATGTAACGCCTTAGTCTCCCCTTTAGGGGGACAGGGGGCCTTACTTGCTCGCATTTTCAAAACGCTCGCTCACCTTGTTCCAGTTGATCACGTTCCAGAAAGCATTCAAGTATTCAGGACGGCGGTTTTGATATTTTAGGTAGTAAGCATGCTCCCATACGTCAACACCTAAGATTGGCGTGCCTTTTACTTCAGCTACATCCATCAGTGGGTTGTCCTGGTTAGGGGTAGACGTTACTTCCAGTGCACCGTTTCTAACAATCAACCATGCCCAGCCGCTACCAAAGCGGGTAGTACCTGCTGCATTCAACTTTTCTTTAAACGCATCGAAAGAACCAAAGGCCTGGTTGATAGCATCAGCTAAACGGCCAGTTGGCTGTCCACCAGCATTAGGTGCTAAGATCTCCCAAAAGAAAGAGTGGTTCCAGTGGCCGCCACCGTTATTGCGTACGGCTGGAGAAATGCTACCTGCATTGGCAACCAGTTCTTCCAAGCTTTTATTCTCATGTTCAGTGCCTGCAATGGCTTTATTTAAGTTGTCTACATATGCCTGGTGGTGCTTACCATGGTGAATTTGCATGGTTTGCGTATCAATATGCGGCTCTAGCGCATCGGGTGCGTAGGGCAAAGGAGGAAGTGTAAATGCCATAACTGTCGATTTTAAGTTTACAAATTAAAAATTGAAGTCCTATGAATTGCAAATGTATTAAAGGAAATGGGGAATAACGGCCTTCCTTAGGTTTCCGTTGTGCTAAATAAACATTCGACCGCTTATAAAATGTATTTGTCGAATAGAAACGGCAAAGCTCTGCTGTAATGAAAAATTGACTAATTTCCTCGCAATCAAACTAGACTTCAATGAGACGATTACTGCTTTGCATGGCAATGACATTACTGTTTTTGCCACAACTACTGCTAGCCCAATCGCGCCAGGTAACTGGTACGGTAAGGGGGGAGAAAGGGGATCCGATGCCCTTTGTTTCTGTTCTTGAAAAAGGAACAAAAAACGGAACTACCACCAATGATAAGGGTGAGTTTACAATCACTGTTACCTCTAATCGCCCTGTATTAGTTATTTCCTATACTAGTATGCAACCACAAGAGATTGTGGTAAACGGCCGCGATGTTGTTAACGCCACACTTCAACCAGATGCACAGGCACTCGATGAAGTCATTACCGTGGCTTACGGAACTGCTAAAAAAGGTAGCTTCACCGGCTCCGCTACTGTGATCGATGAAAAACAGATCAAAGAACAGCCAACTACTTCTTTTCAAAATGCCCTTATTGGGAAGGCCCCGGGGGTGCAGGTTACTGCTGCATCAGGCCAGGCTGGCTCTGTTGCCAGCATTCGCATCCGTGGTATCGGCTCTATGAGCGCTTCCAACGAACCACTGTACGTAATTGATGGTGTGCCGATAACATCCGGCAACTCGGGCCAGCTGAGCGATTACATTTATTCTACCAACAACGTAATGAATACGCTCAACCCGGCCGATATTGCTTCTATCACCATTTTGAAGGATGCTGCTGCCGCTTCGCTATATGGTTCAAGGGCTGCTAATGGTGTAGTGGTGATCACTACCAAGCAGGGCAGGTCAGGCAAGCCAAAAATCAATTTGCGTTCTTCCATAGCTCTTACACCGTCTTGGGCAACCGATAATTATGAAACAGCCAGTGTACAGGAGCAGGTAAATATGCTGTACAGCATCCTTTACGATTCGCGTATTTCAGCAGGTAGAACACCGGCACAAGCTAACGAACAAACCCTGATGAGATTGAATTCCAGAAACTGGTCACCTGGAGCCAGCTATGGAAATCCTACCACTGCCTACGGATTTGGGATCCATGGTTACGAATTTTCTACCCAGGGAACCGGCATGTATGAGAACGTCATTATCAAAGGCAAGACTGACGGGATTGAAAACCGGGAAGGAAAATATTTTGATTGGGAAGATGCCCTATTCAGAACCGGCGTTTATCAAACCAACGACCTTTCGGTTAGCGGTGGTGATCAAAACACAAAGTATTATACATCTCTTTCTTACACAAAGGATAACGGTCGCATAAAAGTGAATGACTTTGACCGTATATCTGGCCGTGTGAACCTCTCTCAGGGTATTGGTAAATACGTTGACTTCAATTCCAGTATTAATGTTGCCAAAACAACCAAGTCGGGTTATAACGATACCCGGAATACCGGCGGTAACTATTTTATGCAAACCCGCAATTTATTGTGGCCGCTCTACTGGCCTACCGATTATAAAACGGGTAAGCCCTATTCTGATCGTTACGGAAGCCTTGCTCAAAATGGCTTGTATTACGATAATGAGTGGGAGAATAAAACTTCAGATTTCCGGACGTTGATTAATGAGTCTGTTGTGGCTCATATCCTGCCATCGCTTGATCTGAAGACCGTATTCTCATATGATAATGTACAAACGAAGGATCATCTTTATTATAGTGCAAAACATTTCAATGCATCTGCCACTAACGGTAGTGTTTCCGAAATGAGTACCAATTCAACCAGGCTGGTGTCATCTACCACAGCGAATTACAAAAAAGCTTTTGGTGCAAGTAATATAGATGCCCTTGTAGGTTACGAAGCGGAAAAAAACACCACCGATTTTCTAAGGTCTAGCGGCACTGACCTGCCTTCCAGCGCTTTGCATACGGTGGCTACTGCCGGTAAACGAGATGCCAACGCTTATTCCTGGGGCAATGCTATGAACTCCATATTGTCCAGAGTAGAGTATAATTATGATCAAAAATATTCCGCGTCTGCATCCTTCCGCCGCGATGCATCTTCCAAACTGGGACCTGATGTCCGCTGGGGCAATTTTTGGTCTGTTTCAGGTGCATGGAAGATCGACAGGGAATCGTTTATGAGCAATGTAGATTACATCAGTAACCTACGGTTAAGGGCATCCTACGGTATTAATGGAACACTGCCTCCTGGCGATTTTGCTTGGCGCCCGCTAGCTGGCTATGGCAATCAGTATATGACACAGGCCGGCGGTGGCATTAGCTCAATTGCCGATAAAAATCTGAGATGGGAAACCAACTATGTTACCAACGTAGGTTTAGAATTTGGCCTGTTTGCTCAACGCCTGTATGGTACCATCGAGTATTTCAACCGCGACTCAAGAGACCTGTTGCAGAATGTGCCTATTTCCAGGGTTACGGGTTTTTCATCCACGCAAAGGAATGTGGGTGCAAT
This genomic interval from Flavisolibacter tropicus contains the following:
- the yidD gene encoding membrane protein insertion efficiency factor YidD, yielding MHDVKKLTQLLALPFIFLIRFYQKVISPFLGPQCRYTPTCSQYGLEAFKKYGLFKGFWLTIKRIGRCHPWGGSGYDPVP
- a CDS encoding superoxide dismutase, which translates into the protein MAFTLPPLPYAPDALEPHIDTQTMQIHHGKHHQAYVDNLNKAIAGTEHENKSLEELVANAGSISPAVRNNGGGHWNHSFFWEILAPNAGGQPTGRLADAINQAFGSFDAFKEKLNAAGTTRFGSGWAWLIVRNGALEVTSTPNQDNPLMDVAEVKGTPILGVDVWEHAYYLKYQNRRPEYLNAFWNVINWNKVSERFENASK
- a CDS encoding SusC/RagA family TonB-linked outer membrane protein produces the protein MRRLLLCMAMTLLFLPQLLLAQSRQVTGTVRGEKGDPMPFVSVLEKGTKNGTTTNDKGEFTITVTSNRPVLVISYTSMQPQEIVVNGRDVVNATLQPDAQALDEVITVAYGTAKKGSFTGSATVIDEKQIKEQPTTSFQNALIGKAPGVQVTAASGQAGSVASIRIRGIGSMSASNEPLYVIDGVPITSGNSGQLSDYIYSTNNVMNTLNPADIASITILKDAAAASLYGSRAANGVVVITTKQGRSGKPKINLRSSIALTPSWATDNYETASVQEQVNMLYSILYDSRISAGRTPAQANEQTLMRLNSRNWSPGASYGNPTTAYGFGIHGYEFSTQGTGMYENVIIKGKTDGIENREGKYFDWEDALFRTGVYQTNDLSVSGGDQNTKYYTSLSYTKDNGRIKVNDFDRISGRVNLSQGIGKYVDFNSSINVAKTTKSGYNDTRNTGGNYFMQTRNLLWPLYWPTDYKTGKPYSDRYGSLAQNGLYYDNEWENKTSDFRTLINESVVAHILPSLDLKTVFSYDNVQTKDHLYYSAKHFNASATNGSVSEMSTNSTRLVSSTTANYKKAFGASNIDALVGYEAEKNTTDFLRSSGTDLPSSALHTVATAGKRDANAYSWGNAMNSILSRVEYNYDQKYSASASFRRDASSKLGPDVRWGNFWSVSGAWKIDRESFMSNVDYISNLRLRASYGINGTLPPGDFAWRPLAGYGNQYMTQAGGGISSIADKNLRWETNYVTNVGLEFGLFAQRLYGTIEYFNRDSRDLLQNVPISRVTGFSSTQRNVGAMNNTGLELSLGGDIVRKNKLRWSVNANASFIHSEITKLYRSANEDKGGDIIWYDPTGGDARAQYIYREGESTYSFYGYEWAGVDPANGKNRWYVNDPNNKSTGDFQLDGRGATYNYSKANYVILGSALPKVYGGFNTDLQYGNLTLGVNFIYKLGGKLYDGAFKDMADDGYYWERIRSEDLYENMWTPSNTNGSLPKLDGNDLTDPMQYSSRQMHDASFLRLKTLSLGYNLPRTLINRVGLSSARVYANGTNLLTFSKYKLADPEVNNYGTRGWETPYGKTYTFGIELGF